The genomic region CGGCGTGCGCGCTGTTCGCACGCCCCCAGCAACCGCTCAGCAGATTCCCATCAAGCTCCCAACAACCTCCCGCCAGGCTCCCAACAACTGCCCGCCAACCCCCCGCCAACCTTCCACCGACCTCCCACCGACCCCTCCTCGCAACTGATCGTGCACATGATCAACACGCTTCGGGCACCTGCTGTCCAGCTGCCCAGGCCGCCGTTCGGGCTGGTCGCGCGGGTCGCCTACCATCACATAGACACGGTGCACCGCCGCAGGGCGGGACCGGGGCGCCGACTCGTCGGTCGGCACAGGGGGACCCCAGGGCAGCACGGCGTAGCAGCACCACAGCACGGCACCCGGTACGACGAAACAGGAGACCCCGCATGATCGGCCTCGTTCTGGCGGCCGGAGCCGGCCGACGGCTCCGCCCGTACACCGACACGCTCCCCAAGGCGCTGGTACCGGTGGACGGCGAGAAGACCGTGCTGGACCTCACCCTCGGCAACTTCGCCGAGGTCGGCCTGCGCGAGGCCGCCATCGTCGTCGGCTACCGCAAGGAAGCGGTGTACGACCGCAAGGACGCGCTGGAGCAGAAGTACGGCGTCAAGCTCACCCTGGTCGAGAACGACAAGGCCGAGGAGTGGAACAACGCCTACTCCCTCTGGTGCGCCCGCGAGCTCTTCGGCGAGGGCCTGCTGCTGGCCAACGGTGACACCGTGCACCCGGCCTCGGTGCAGCGCACCATGCTGGACGGCAACGACCGGCTGACCGCCGAGGGCCGGGCGCCGGGCATCCTGCTCGCGCTGGACACCGTGAAGAAGCTGGCCGACGAGGAGATGAAGGTCATCGTCGACCCGGCAAAGGGCGTGCAAAGGATCACCAAACTGATGGACCCGGCCGAGGCGACCGGCGAGTACATCGGCCTCACCGTGAT from Kitasatospora azatica KCTC 9699 harbors:
- a CDS encoding phosphocholine cytidylyltransferase family protein, with the protein product MIGLVLAAGAGRRLRPYTDTLPKALVPVDGEKTVLDLTLGNFAEVGLREAAIVVGYRKEAVYDRKDALEQKYGVKLTLVENDKAEEWNNAYSLWCARELFGEGLLLANGDTVHPASVQRTMLDGNDRLTAEGRAPGILLALDTVKKLADEEMKVIVDPAKGVQRITKLMDPAEATGEYIGLTVINPSAAADLTDALRTTYERDPQLYYEDGYQEMADRGLRIDVQPIGEVSWVEVDNHEDLAKAREIACQY
- a CDS encoding DUF5941 domain-containing protein; this encodes MINTLRAPAVQLPRPPFGLVARVAYHHIDTVHRRRAGPGRRLVGRHRGTPGQHGVAAPQHGTRYDETGDPA